A window from Salvia miltiorrhiza cultivar Shanhuang (shh) chromosome 2, IMPLAD_Smil_shh, whole genome shotgun sequence encodes these proteins:
- the LOC131010013 gene encoding uncharacterized protein LOC131010013, with translation MSDDKKVATLSLKVMINKERTKVFFAEADSHFADILFSFLSLPLGRIVKVLEKHYGDDEAPTIGSLSSLYRSVVDLDSAHFWTDGAKQTLLDPTSSSEAEYQRLKLDITDFQPAKYFCCNRYDPIYHSRCTRFRSVSIYYDHIKRCKVCSIDGAMKIEVVKKGSEAAASRDGVFTMNTSSFIISDDLNIFPNETGLLGKSKWIWALVR, from the exons ATGTCTGATGATAAAAAGGTTGCTACATTATCGTTGAAAGTGATGATCAATAAAGAGAGAACTAAGGTATTCTTCGCAGAAGCTGACAGCCATTTTGCAGACATTTTGTTTAGCTTCTTGAGTTTGCCGTTGGGAAGAATTGTGAAAGTCCTTGAGAAGCACTATGGAGACGACGAGGCGCCTACCATTGGAAGCTTAAGCAGTTTGTACCGTAGCGTAGTAGATCTCGACAGTGCCCATTTCTGGACAGATGGGGCTAAGCAGACTCTTCTCGATCCAACAAGTTCATCCGAAGCTGAATACCAAAGGCTCAAACTCGACATCACTGATTTTCAGCCTGCTAAATATTTCTGTTGTAATAGATATGATCCCATCTATCACTCTCGGTGTACTAGATTTCGTAGCGTAAGCATCTACTATGATCACATCAAGAGGTGCAAAGTTTGCTCAATTGATGGTGCTATGAAAATAGAAGTAGTTAAGAAAGGATCTGAAGCTGCTGCATCTAGAGATGGAGTTTTCACCATGAATACATCATCTTTCATAATCTCTGATGATCTCAACATATTTCCAAATGAGACAGGACTCTTAG GCAAATCAAAGTGGATTTGGGCTTTAGTGAGGTAA
- the LOC131009380 gene encoding uncharacterized protein LOC131009380 has translation MNLLKASLTSPTPLSDVILNKTTQLIYSTLMVTQPHTGNEENPNSSRNLSLKVMIQQSTGKFLYAQAKKQFVEFLFSFLYIPLGGVEHLLAGNTCVKAIDNLYGNTSNLIDSNHFITPDTKKRLMNPTLPHGYVSKDHIFPLIEECLPADYSDRLSYFSSVKFPNGQGSYLKGSPTYHVADDLTVTPFCIASTLSSLKEQKISISDVKEVEMQIGLKEALSILKASLASTTALTDALLSGKSIKQPKREV, from the exons ATGAATTTGTTGAAGGCATCCTTGACGTCTCCAACTCCATTGTCGGATGTCATCCTGAATAAAACAACACAGCTGATTTACTCTACACTCATGGTGACTCAACCACACACCGGAAACGAAGAGAATCCCAATAGCTCTAGGAATTTAAGTTTGAAAGTGATGATACAACAATCTACTGGTAAGTTTTTGTATGCTCAAGCTAAGAAACAGTTTGTAGAGTTTCTGTTTAGTTTCCTCTACATCCCACTCGGAGGAGTTGAGCATCTTCTTGCCGGTAACACCTGTGTTAAGGCTATAGACAACTTATATGGGAACACATCCAACCTTATAGATAGCAATCATTTCATCACCCCGGATACGAAAAAGAGGCTAATGAATCCCACTCTACCTCATGGCTATGTTTCGAAAGACCACATTTTCCCTCTCATTGAAGAATGCTTGCCTGCTGACTATAGTGATCGGCTGTCGTATTTTTCTTCTGTTAAGTTTCCCAATGGGCAGGGAAGTTATCTTAAAGGATCTCCAACTTATCACGTGGctgatgatttaactgttacgCCTTTCTGCATTGCCTCGACACTTTCCTCTCTTAAAGAGCAGAAAATCTCGATATCTGATGTCAAAGAAGTGGAGATGCAAATTGGGCTGAAAGAG GCTTTAAGCATACTGAAAGCCTCTCTTGCTTCTACTACTGCTCTCACTGATGCTCTTCTGAGTGGCAAATCAATCAAACAGCCAAAGAGAGAAGTGTGA
- the LOC131009373 gene encoding uncharacterized protein LOC131009373, with amino-acid sequence MDDAKAAEFSLKVMINKEKTKVLFVEADNHFADILLSFLTLPLGRIIKVLEKHYGDEAPTIGSLSSLYHSLVNLEVGPYFVTEGAKQTLLNPASTFEAEYARLKIDYNDYHPAKYFTCGILLCRRIRRVSMYHDNNANICPNCRNIRKLQSNLWHDGKKLKDASGDGVFTMNTSSFIISDDLQILPYKTGLLGIISILGITDVDKAEPIKVTFGFSEIMSLLKASLISQAPFSDLILSKARHVNSVAVGSEPETSLNQIKNEDNTDSKKIVLKVMVQKSCGKLLYAQAEEDFVEFLFSLFNIPLGGAEHLLAGKTCIKAIDNLYRSTAVVIDDKYFKAPDTINRLTKPNVVHGCISDDNILLLTEECLPDDYSDMSWSSSDKFPNGKGSYLKIPQTYHVADDLTVTPLCIFSILSSLKKQEIPISDVKEVELQIGLKEGLNILKASLTSTTALTDALLDIVRIKHKIINFRG; translated from the exons ATGGATGATGCTAAAGCTGCAGAGTTCTCATTGAAAGTGATGATAAATAAAGAGAAAACTAAGGTACTCTTTGTAGAAGCTGACAACCATTTCGCAGACATTTTGTTAAGCTTCTTGACTTTGCCGTTGGGAAGAATTATCAAAGTCCTTGAGAAGCACTATGGAGACGAGGCACCTACCATTGGTAGCTTAAGCAGCTTGTATCATAGTTTAGTAAATCTTGAAGTTGGCCCCTATTTCGTGACAGAGGGTGCTAAGCAGACTCTGCTCAATCCAGCAAGTACATTCGAAGCTGAATATGCAAGGCTGAAAATTGATTACAACGATTATCACCCCGCAAAATATTTCACATGTGGAATTTTGTTGTGTCGTCGTATTCGTAGAGTAAGCATGTACCATGATAATAATGCCAATATATGCCCAAACTGCAGAAATATTAGAAAACTGCAGAGCAATTTATGGCACGATGGAAAGAAGCTTAAAGATGCTTCTGGAGATGGAGTTTTCACCATGAATACATCATCTTTCATAATCTCTGATGATCTGCAGATATTGCCATATAAGACAGGACTCTTAGGAATCATCAGCATTCTTGGCATTACAGATGTGGATAAGGCTGAGCCAATCAAAGTGACTTTTGGATTCAGTGAG ATTATGAGTTTGTTGAAGGCGTCATTGATCTCCCAAGCTCCATTCTCGGACCTCATACTGAGTAAAGCAAGACATGTGAACTCTGTAGCTGTGGGATCTGAACCCGAGACCTCATTAAATCAGATCAAGAATGAGGACAATACCGACTCCAAGAAGATAGTTTTGAAAGTCATGGTACAAAAGTCTTGCGGTAAGTTATTGTATGCTCAAGCTGAGGAAGATTTTGTCGAGTTTTTGTTTAGTTTGTTCAATATTCCACTGGGAGGAGCCGAGCACCTTTTGGCCGGCAAGACTTGTATTAAGGCTATAGACAACTTGTACCGGAGCACAGCTGTGGTTATCGATGACAAGTATTTCAAGGCACCAGATACGATAAATAGGCTAACCAAACCCAATGTGGTTCATGGTTGTATTTCCGATGACAACATTCTTCTCCTCACTGAAGAGTGCTTACCTGATGACTATAGTGATATGTCGTGGTCTTCTTCTGATAAGTTTCCTAATGGCAAGGGGAGTTATCTTAAAATACCGCAAACTTATCATGTGGCAGACGATCTAACTGTGACACCTTTATGTATTTTCTCGATCCTTTCTAGTCTCAAGAAGCAAGAAATCCCCATATCTGATGTCAAAGAAGTGGAGCTGCAAATCGGGCTGAAAGAG GGTTTGAACATACTGAAAGCCTCTCTTACATCCACTACTGCTCTCACTGATGCTCTGCTCGATATAGTCAGAATAAAACACAAGATCATCAATTTTAGAG gttaa
- the LOC131009378 gene encoding uncharacterized protein LOC131009378, translating into MSDAKEVEFSLKVMINKEKTKVLFAEVDSHFADILLSFLTLPLGRIMKILEKHYGDEAPTIGSLNTLYHSLANLDNAYFWTDGAKQTFLNPASSFEAEYERLKLDITDYQPARYFVCTYGHRFRSVSMYYDSIKKCTKCHRDVFGEEVAEKGPQTASRDGVFTIHTTSFIISDDLQILPNETGILGIFSILGISDMDKAEPINVTFGFSEIMSLLKGCFISTTPFSDLILNKTRQANSVTVEPEAETSSLNQIENEHNPDSKKMILKVIIQKSTGKLLYAQAKEDFVDFLCSFLFIPLGGVEHLLGGKTPIKAINNLYQSTSDLVNDEYFKTPDMKNRLIKPNLIHGCTSKNNILPLAEECLPVEYVSRFSCVNFPKGQGSYLEGPRTYKVTDDLTVAPFCIVSIVSGLNKQKIPISDVKEEELQIGLKEGLGILKASLTSTTALTDALLDQTSIKQLKQELLV; encoded by the exons ATGTCTGATGCTAAAGAAGTAGAGTTCTCACTGAAAGTGATGATAAATAAAGAGAAAACTAAGGTACTCTTTGCAGAAGTTGATAGCCATTTTGCAGACATTTTGTTAAGCTTCTTGACATTGCCGTTGGGAAGAATTATGAAAATCCTCGAGAAGCACTATGGCGATGAAGCACCTACCATTGGAAGCTTAAACACTTTGTACCATAGCTTAGCCAATCTTGATAATGCCTATTTCTGGACAGATGGTGCTAAGCAGACTTTCCTCAATCCAGCAAGTTCGTTTGAAGCAGAATATGAAAGGCTTAAACTCGACATCACTGATTACCAGCCTGCTCGATATTTTGTTTGTACATATGGTCATAGATTTCGTAGTGTAAGCATGTACTACGATAGTATCAAAAAATGTACAAAATGCCATCGTGATGTGTTTGGTGAAGAAGTAGCTGAAAAAGGGCCTCAAACTGCTTCTAGAGATGGAGTTTTCACCATACATACAACATCTTTCATAATCTCTGATGATCTGCAGATACTGCCAAATGAGACAGGAATCTTAGGAATCTTTAGCATTCTTGGCATTTCAGACATGGATAAGGCCGAGCCAATCAATGTCACTTTTGGATTCAGTGAG ATTATGAGTTTGTTGAAAGGATGCTTTATCTCCACAACTCCATTCTCGGACCTCATACTGAATAAAACAAGACAGGCGAACTCTGTAACTGTGGAACCTGAAGCCGAGACCTCATCACTAAACCAGATTGAGAATGAACATAATCCCGACTCCAAAAAGATGATTTTGAAAGTGATTATACAAAAATCTACGGGTAAGTTATTGTATGCACAAGCTAAGGAAGATTTTGTAGATTTTCTATGCAGTTTCCTCTTCATCCCACTAGGAGGAGTTGAGCATCTTCTAGGCGGTAAGACACCTATCAAGGCTATAAACAACTTGTATCAGAGCACAAGTGACCTTGTAAACGACGAGTATTTCAAGACCCCAGATATGAAAAATAGGCTGATCAAACCCAATTTGATTCATGGTTGTACTTCCAAAAACAACATTCTTCCCCTTGCAGAAGAATGCTTGCCTGTTGAGTATGTCTCACGGTTTTCTTGTGTTAATTTTCCCAAAGGCCAAGGGAGTTATCTTGAAGGGCCACGAACTTATAAGGTAACAGATGATTTAACTGTGGCACCCTTTTGTATTGTCTCTATCGTTTCCGGTCTCAATAAGCAGAAAATCCCAATATCTGATGTCAAAGAAGAGGAGCTGCAAATCGGGCTGAAAGAG GGTTTGGGCATACTGAAAGCGTCTCTTACATCCACTACCGCTCTCACTGATGCTCTGCTCGATCAAACTTCGATCAAACAACTGAAGCAAGAACTCTTAGTTTGA
- the LOC131010014 gene encoding uncharacterized protein LOC131010014 produces MSSVDDTKLSLKVMINKQKSKVLFAEANSFVADALLGFLTLPLAKILRILIYHQIFYGNKAPVIGSLTFALLNLLVNRNYLSKNDDDKSLYMGSMSLAVEFWNLSINVYSKEDHVCSDSNCPHSGDTKTLNNLGISDIHGAEPKTLNLGFHDVVNLLKLSLISSTPLTDLVFKNSEINSISPKIEPIHIVRGNINHAAKIILKVSLQKSTNKFLFGEAKVDFVEFLFSMLALPLAEAVRRLDGNIPFKNIDNLYTSVADFIDEEYFRDYDTKTSLTNPKIDRGYFSLKSIVQTDGNHESKVFIVNDNLTVEPFSIATMVSKLNLLEISLSDVKEIEIHIGAKEALEILRASLISETALTDALITPMLNRLLNPSPETEMPLSATEFAAVRAKACVAGTIH; encoded by the exons ATGTCTAGCGTCGATGATACCAAGTTGTCTCTGAAAGTGATGATCAACAAGCAGAAATCCAAGGTACTATTTGCAGAAGCCAACAGCTTCGTCGCCGACGCTTTGTTAGGCTTCCTCACCTTGCCACTAGCAAAAATCTTGAGAATTCTGATATATCATCAGATCTTCTACGGCAACAAGGCACCAGTCATTGGATCTTTAACCTTTGCGCTCCTAAATCTATTAGTAAATCGTAACTATCTTAGTAAAAACGATGATGATAAATCGTTGTATATGGGAAGCATGTCGTTGGCAGTTGAATTCTGGAATTTATCAATCAATGTTTATTCAAAAGAAGATCATGTTTGTTCAGACTCTAACTGCCCTCATTCTGGAGACACAAAG ACGCTCAATAATCTCGGCATTTCAGACATCCATGGCGCGGAGCCAAAGACCTTGAATCTTGGGTTTCATGAT GTTGTGAATCTGCTGAAGCTGTCTTTAATTTCCTCGACTCCGTTGACGGATCTAGTATTCAAAAACTCTGAGATAAACTCCATCTCCCCAAAGATTGAACCTATTCACATTGTGAGAGGAAATATTAACCATGCAGCCAAGATAATTTTGAAAGTCTCTTTGCAAAAATCGACGAATAAATTTTTGTTTGGTGAAGCTAAGGTGGATTTCGTAGAGTTTCTTTTTAGTATGCTCGCTCTTCCTCTAGCAGAAGCTGTGCGCCGCTTGGATGGAAATATTCCTTTCAAGAATATTGACAATTTATACACCAGTGTAGCAGATTTCATCGACGAAGAATATTTTAGGGATTACGACACAAAAACAAGCCTAACCAATCCCAAAATAGATCGCGGTTACTTTTCCTTGAAATCGATTGTTCAAACTGATGGCAATCACGAATCAAAAGTGTTTATTGTAAATGATAATTTAACAGTGGAGCCTTTTAGTATAGCAACGATGGTTTCGAAACTCAACCTCCTCGAAATCTCCTTGTCGGATGTGAAAGAAATTGAGATACACATTGGAGCTAAAGag GCTTTGGAGATTTTGCGAGCTTCTCTGATATCAGAAACTGCGCTGACTGATGCCTTAATCACTCCCATGCTCAACCGACTCCTAAATCCATCGCCTGAAACTGAAATGCCGCTTTCAGCAACTGAATTTGCGGCGGTGAGAGCTAAAGCATGCGTGGCAGGGACCATCCATTGA
- the LOC131009372 gene encoding uncharacterized protein LOC131009372, translated as MSDSKKDATFSLKAMVNEEKRKVLFADVDSTFADVLLSFLTLPLGTIVRILKKHYEDEQPVFGSLTTLYNGLENLDSVHFWTKGAKSILLHPQSSSDAPRKMLKLDVSDSPPAEYFVCEKDCDKSTRFYSKSMYYDNVIACKYSKSHSMKRKVAGTPTAPCDDGVFTINTASFVVTDDLRIVPTSSGLLQIVSFLGITDMDKAKQVNVTFGYAEVMALLKASLMSPTPLSDVIFNKTGQMKSTTLKLQHMTLSDQIGNAPTSNSKKMTLKLVVQESTNKVLYAQAEEDFVELLFSFLIIPLGGVQRLLASNSLNKCMDLLYMSVADHIHRKYLKTGARNLLIKPKIPHGYVSENHILPLPEEGLPGFYQDMLNLFSSVKFPNGRGKYLKAPRTFMVTDDLTVTPLCITSALSFLNEMKIPMSDVKEVELQIGLKEALGILRTSLTSDSVLSNGLNLSNQISQKQKNQLFESQVGL; from the exons ATGTCTGATTCCAAGAAGGATGCTACGTTCTCGTTGAAAGCTATGGTGAATGAAGAGAAAAGGAAGGTTCTATTCGCAGATGTCGACAGCACCTTTGCAGATGTGTTGTTGAGCTTCCTCACATTGCCATTGGGAACGATCGTGAGAATCTTGAAGAAGCACTATGAAGATGAACAGCCTGTGTTTGGAAGCTTAACCACTTTGTACAATGGTTTAGAAAATCTTGATAgtgtccatttttggacaaaaGGTGCTAAATCGATTCTGCTCCATCCACAAAGTTCATCCGATGCTCCACGTAAAATGCTAAAGCTTGATGTTAGTGATTCCCCGCCAGCTGAGTACTTCGTTTGTGAAAAGGACTGCGATAAAAGTACTAGGTTTTACAGCAAAAGCATGTACTATGATAATGTCATAGCATGCAAATACAGCAAATCTCATTCAATGAAAAGAAAAGTAGCTGGTACTCCAACTGCTCCTTGTGATGATGGAGTTTTTACCATTAATACAGCGTCTTTCGTTGTCACTGATGATCTACGTATAGTTCCTACTTCTTCGGGGCTGTTGCAGATTGTCAGCTTTCTTGGCATTACAGACATGGACAAGGCCAAGCAAGTAAATGTGACTTTTGGGTATGCTGAG GTTATGGCTTTGCTCAAGGCTTCCTTGATGTCCCCGACCCCATTGTCGGATGTCATATTCAATAAAACAGGACAGATGAAGTCTACAACATTGAAACTTCAACATATGACTTTATCGGATCAAATTGGAAATGCACCAACATCCAACTCCAAGAAGATGACTTTGAAATTGGTTGTACAAGAATCTACTAATAAGGTCTTGTATGCTCAAGCCGAGGAAGATTTCGTAGAGCTTTTGTTCAGCTTCCTCATAATCCCACTAGGAGGCGTGCAGCGCCTTCTAGCGAGTAACTCTCTTAATAAGTGTATGGACTTATTATACATGAGTGTGGCTGATCATATACACAGAAAATACTTGAAGACTGGTGCAAGAAACTTGCTAATCAAGCCCAAGATACCTCACGGCTATGTTTCCGAAAACCACATTCTTCCTCTCCCTGAAGAAGGCTTGCCTGGTTTCTACCAAGATATGTTGAATCTTTTTTCCTCTGTGAAGTTTCCAAATGGCCGGGGGAAATACCTCAAGGCACCGAGAACTTTCATGGTGAccgatgatttaactgttacaCCTCTTTGCATTACTTCGGCGCTTTCCTTTCTCAACGAGATGAAAATCCCTATGTCTGATGTCAAAGAAGTTGAACTGCAAATTGGATTGAAAGAG GCTTTAGGCATATTGAGAACATCCCTTACATCTGATTCTGTTTTATCCAATGGTTTGAATCTGAGCaatcaaatatctcaaaaacaaaagaacCAATTGTTTGAATCCCAAGTTGGCTTATGA
- the LOC131010015 gene encoding uncharacterized protein LOC131010015, which yields MSSVDGTKFTLKVMINKQKSKVLFAEANNFVADALLGFLTLPLAKILRILRYHEMYYGYKAPVIGSLSRLYINLFCSDNSSKNDDNKLLFMGSMSLEVEYRKLLGDIFPKDYICSDSNCPHYGYAKVKEVSEIGICVCGEPKCGRALTKPATFVISDDLRVVPMHSGFLQTLNNLGISDIHGAEPKSLNLEFHDVVNLLKLSLISSTPLTDLVFKNSEINSISPKIDPIHMGRGIINHAAKIILKVSLLKSTNNFLFAEAKEDFVEFLFSMLALPLAEVVRRLDGKIPFKNIDNLYTSVEDFIDEEYFRDYDTKTSLTNPKIDHGYFSLKQIVQIDGNDESKVFIVSDNLTVEPFSIATMVSKLNDYGISLSDVKETEIQIGAREALEILRASLVSKTALTDALITPMLSRIPKPQLENATNLFCKLPL from the exons atgtCTAGCGTTGATGGTACAAAGTTTACTCTCAAAGTGATGATCAACAAACAGAAATCCAAGGTACTATTTGCAGAAGCCAACAACTTCGTCGCCGACGCTTTGTTAGGCTTCCTAACCTTGCCCTTAGCAAAGATCTTGAGAATTCTGAGATATCATGAGATGTACTACGGCTACAAGGCACCAGTCATTGGATCTTTAAGCCGCTTGTACATAAATCTATTTTGTAGTGATAATTCCAGTAAAAACGATGATAATAAATTGTTGTTTATGGGAAGCATGTCGTTGGAAGTTGAATACAGGAAATTATTAGGCGATATTTTTCCAAAAGATTATATTTGTTCAGATTCCAACTGCCCTCATTATGGATACGCAAAGGTAAAAGAGGTTTCTGAAATAGGTATTTGCGTCTGTGGAGAACCTAAATGTGGTCGTGCTCTCACAAAGCCGGCGACATTTGTAATCTCCGATGATCTACGCGTCGTTCCTATGCACTCTGGTTTCTTGCAGACGCTCAATAATCTCGGCATTTCAGACATCCATGGCGCGGAGCCGAAGAGCTTGAATCTTGAGTTTCATGAT GTTGTGAATCTGCTGAAGCTGTCTTTAATTTCCTCGACTCCATTGACGGATCTAGTATTCAAAAACTCTGAGATAAACTCCATCTCCCCAAAGATTGATCCTATTCACATGGGGCGAGGAATTATTAACCATGCAGCCAAGATAATTTTGAAAGTCTCTTTGCTTAAATCGAcgaataattttttgtttgctGAAGCTAAGGAGGATTTCGTAGAGTTTCTTTTTAGTATGCTCGCTCTTCCTCTGGCAGAAGTTGTGCGCCGTTTGGATGGGAAGATTCCTTTCAAGAATATTGATAATTTATACACGAGTGTAGAAGATTTCATCGACGAAGAATATTTTAGGGATTACGACACAAAAACAAGTCTAACCAATCCCAAAATAGATCACGGTTATTTTTCATTGAAACAGATTGTTCAAATTGATGGCAATGACGAATCAAAAGTGTTTATTGTAAGTGATAATTTAACAGTGGAGCCTTTTAGTATAGCAACGATGGTTTCGAAACTCAACGACTACGGAATCTCCTTGTCGGATGTGAAAGAAACGGAGATACAAATTGGAGCGAGAGag GCATTGGAGATTCTGCGAGCTTCTCTGGTATCAAAAACTGCGCTGACTGATGCCTTAATCACTCCCATGCTCAGCCGAATTCCAAAACCACAGCTCGAGAATGCAACTAATCTGTTCTGTAAATTGCCGCTGTGA
- the LOC131010016 gene encoding uncharacterized protein LOC131010016 gives MSDAKEGMKLSLKVITNKERNKVLFAEADNHFVDILLSFLTLPLGRVFKVLDNHRGDNEAVTIGSLSSLYHSVANLDSSLFVTEGAKEALLNPKSSFEDEHKRLKLDIAEFQPYEFFYCPSGCSIFLSESMYYDNAGQCLKCRYGFSSMKKEVVKKVPQAAFEDGVFTMYRSSFVISDDLQIFPNLTGLCQIFSILGIADTDEGEAIEVTIGLNEMLRLLKASLISPTPLSNLILNKASLVLDSEPKASVNQIEIQENPKSKNMVLKVVVRKSSGKFLYAQAEKDFVEFLFGLLFIPVGGVHHLLSGETCIKAIDNLYRSAADLIHDKYFRSPGTKNRLMKPNVVHGCISENYILPLDQECLPDEYTKFCGFSSSMFPKGQGRYLYEATTYMVMDDLTVTPFCVYSVFSSLNEQKIPRSDLKEMEVQVGLKEIVDLLKRSLLSKTPLTDVIVCVINKNTGYVLEDILLDKIELESTSSKRMTGREDFVDFILSFLTIPLGGVVSLFEGQDLFQEH, from the exons ATGTCTGATGCTAAAGAGGGTATGAAGCTCTCGTTGAAAGTGATAACAAATAAAGAGAGAAATAAGGTTCTCTTTGCAGAAGCCGACAACCATTTTGTCGACATTTTGTTGAGCTTCTTGACTTTGCCGTTGGGAAGAGTCTTCAAAGTCCTCGACAACCACCGTGGAGATAATGAGGCAGTTACCATTGGAAGCTTAAGCAGTTTGTACCATAGCGTAGCAAATCTCGATAGCTCCCTTTTCGTGACGGAGGGTGCTAAGGAGGCTCTGCTCAATCCAAAAAGTTCATTCGAAGATGAACACAAAAGGCTGAAACTGGACATCGCTGAATTCCAGCCGTATGAATTCTTCTATTGTCCTAGCGGCTGTAGTATATTTCTTAGTGAAAGCATGTACTATGATAATGCCGGTCAATGCCTAAAATGCAGATATGGTTTCTCTTCCATGAAAAAAGAAGTAGTTAAAAAGGTGCCTCAAGCTGCTTTTGAAGACGGAGTTTTCACCATGTATAGATCGTCTTTCGTAATCTCTGATGATCTTCAGATATTCCCCAACTTGACAGGACTCTGTCAAATTTTCAGCATTCTTGGCATTGCAGACACGGATGAGGGTGAGGCGATCGAAGTGACGATTGGGTTGAATGAG ATGTTGCGTTTGCTGAAGGCTTCCCTCATTTCCCCAACTCCATTGTCAAACCTCATACTAAATAAAGCAAGTCTAGTTCTTGATTCTGAGCCGAAGGCTTCAGTTAATCAGATTGAAATCCAAGAAAATCCCAAATCGAAGAATATGGTTTTGAAAGTCGTGGTACGAAAGTCTAGCGGGAAGTTTCTGTATGCTCAAGCTGAGAAAGATTTTGTTGAGTTTCTATTTGGTCTCCTCTTTATCCCAGTTGGAGGCGTTCATCATCTTCTTTCCGGTGAGACTTGTATCAAGGCTATAGACAACTTGTACCGGAGCGCAGCTGATCTCATCCACGACAAGTATTTCCGGAGCCCGGGTACTAAAAACAGGCTAATGAAGCCTAATGTGGTTCATGGTTGCATTTCTGAAAACTACATTCTTCCCCTCGATCAAGAATGCTTGCCTGATGAGTATACTAAATTCTGCGGGTTTTCTTCCAGTATGTTTCCCAAAGGGCAGGGGAGATATCTTTACGAAGCAACAACTTATATGGTGATGGATGATTTAACTGTGACACCTTTCTGTGTTTATTCAGTTTTTTCCAGTCTCAATGAGCAGAAAATCCCTAGGTCTGATCTCAAAGAAATGGAGGTGCAAGTCGGATTAAAAGAG ATTGTGGATTTGCTCAAGCGATCTTTACTCTCCAAGACTCCGCTAACGGATGTTATTGTTTGTGTTATCAACAAAAACACGGGTTATGTGCTAGAGGACATTTTACTAGACAAGATAGAGCTAGAATCAACCAGCTCTAAGAGAATGACT GGAAGGGAAGATTTTGTGGATTTCATTCTCAGTTTTCTGACTATCCCATTGGGAGGAGTGGTGTCCCTTTTTGAGGGGCAAGACTTGTTTCAAGAGCATTGA